acctcgtcatgtccgtgatctcatccgggactccgaataaacttcggtcatcaaatcacataactcataatacaaatcgttatcgaacgttaagcgtgcggaccctacgggttcgagaactatgtagacatgaccgatacacatctccggtcaataaccaatagcggaacctggatgctcatattggctcctacatattctacgaagatctttatcggtcaaaccgcataacaacatacgttgttccctttgtcatcggtatgttactttcccgagattcgatcgtcgatatcagcatacctagttcaatctcgttatcggcaagtctctttactcattccgtaatgcatcatcccacaactaactcattagtcacattgcttgcaaggcttatagtgatgagcattaccgagagggcctagagatacctctccgatacacggagtgacaaatcctaatcttgatatatgccaacccaacaaacaccttcggagacaccagtagagcatctttataatcacccagttacgttgtgacgtttgatagcacacaaggtgttcccccggtattcgggagttgcataatctcatagtcagaggaacatgtataagtcatgaagaaagcaatagcaataaaactaaatgatcactatgctaagctaacggatgggtcttgtccatcacatcattctctaatgatgtgatcccattcatcaaatgacaacacatgtccatggctaggaaacttaaccatctttgattaacgagctagtcaagtagaggcatactagggacactctgtttgtctatgtattcacacatgtactaagtttccggttaatacaattctagcatgaataataagcatttatcatgatataaggaaatataaataacaactttattattgcctctagggcatatttccttaacactcacctccccggcaacggcgccagaaaagagcttgatgtctactacgcaatcttctacttgtagactcgtgttgggcctccgagcgcaaagttttgtaggacagtagcaattttccctcaagtggatgacctaaggtttatcaatccgtgttaggcgtaggatgaagatggtctctctcaaacaatcctgcaacccaataacaaagagtctcttgtgtccccaacacacccaatacaatggtaaattgtataggtgcactagttcggcaaagagatggtgatacaagtgtaatatggatggtagatataggtttttgtattctgaaaatacaaaaacagcaaggtaactagtaacagaagtgagcaaaaacgatattgcaatgcttgaaaacaaggcctagggttcatactttcactagtgcaagttctctcaacaatgataaaataattaaatcatatggcaatccctcaacgtgcaacaaagagtcactccaaagttcctatcacggagaacataagatgaaattgtttgtagggtatgaaaccacctcaaagttattatttccgatcaatccattgagttcttcctataagtgtcacaaacagccctagagttcgtagtaaaataacaccatatgatgcacaccaatcaaccctaatgtcaactagatattccaatgtcaccacaagtgtccgtgggtcaattatacgatatgcatcaaacaactacagattcataatattcaatccaacacaaagaacctcaaagagtgccccaagatccTACCGGacaaacaaggacgaaaacgtgcatcaacccctatggaTAGCTTACCAAAATGTCACCTCgcgaatccgcgagttgagtgccaaaacatacatcaagtgaatcaatagaagaccccattgtcaccacgggtatcccatgcaagacatacatcaagtgttctcaaatccataatagtattcaatccgataatagtgaaacctcaaagttaaaactcaattcatcacaagaaggtagagggggagaaacaccatatgatccaactatagtaacaaagctcgcggtacatcaagatcgtgccaaatcaagaacacgagagagagagagagagagagagatcaaacacatagctactagtacataccctcatccccgagggtgaattgctccctcctcgtcatggagaccgccgggatgatgaagatggccaccggtagGGTGCCAGAACATGCTCttgattggtttttcgtggctacacaggcttgcggcggcggaacttctgatctaggtttattttcggaggtttctatatttataggaatttttggcgtcggaaACAAGTCACGGGGGTTCCCGAGGagcccacaagccaggggcgcccctaggcttgtggttgcctcgggactcttctgggcCAACTTCGATGCTTCGTGggtctcttctggtccataaaaaatcaccgtaaattttcagctcgtttggactccgtttgatattccttttctgtaaaactcaaaaacaaggaaaaaatagaaactggcactgggctctaggttaataagttagtcccaaaaataatataaaatagcatattaatgcatataaaacatccaaaacagataatataataacatggaacaatcaaaaattatagatacgttggagatgtatcagtggGAACTGGATGGCCCCCTCAAGTGGGTCTTTgctccaatattttttatatattccataaaaaaatctccaaaaagtttcgtccaattctgagaacttttatttctgcacaaaaacaacaccatggtagttctgctaaaaacaacgctagtccgggttagtttcattcaaatcatgcaaattagagtccaaaacaagagcaaaagtgtttggaaaagttgatacgacggagatgtatcattCGACCACAGAGAAAAGGAAAGAAATTGGCGAGGAGATCGCTTGGCTTCTGGCGGCCAAGTTCATCTGTGAAGTATACCACTCTGAGTGGCTCGCCAACATAATCATGGTTCCCAAGAAAGACAAGTCTCTCCGGATGTGCATTGATTTCAAGCACATCAATCGGGTCTGTCCCAAGGATCATTTCCCGCCCCTGCATAGATCAGATAGTGGATTCCACTACGGGGTGCAAGCCATTGTCTTTTCTTGATGCGTACTCCGGGTACCACCAAATCCGACTGTATGGGCCAGCTGAAATAAAACGGCTTTTATCACCCCTTTCGGGTGCTTCtcttatgtcaccatgccattcggtctcAAGAATGCCGGTGCTATCTCTATGTGCATGGTTCAGAAGTGCTTTGCAGAAGCAAATCAGTCGTAATAAtgaggcttatatggatgacattgcGGTCAAGCCCAAGAAAGGTTCTGACCTGCTGACAGGCCTCACTGATACTTTTGCAAACCTTCGACGACATGACATCAAGCTAAATCCAGCAAAGTGCACTTTTGGGGTGCCCGAGGGTAAATTACTCGGATTCCTCATTTTTTGAATGAGGGATAGACGCCAACCCTGAAAAGATTGGTGCGATAATCCGAATGAATCGTCCTGAACGCCTTCACGATGTGCAGAAGCTTATGGGTTGCCTTGTAGCCCTGAGTCGGTTCATCTTCCGCCTCGGTGAGAAGGCACTGCCCCTGTACCGATTGATGAAGTCTGATTCCTttgagtggactcctgaagcctAGACAACGTTTGttgagctcaaagccctgctctCCACCAGTCGGTGCTTGCTGCTCCGAACAACAAAGAGCCATTGCTTTTGTACATTGTGTCCACATGCCAACTTGTCAGCACCGTCCTCGCCGTGGAGTGGGAAGAAGAGGGCAAGGCTTACAAAGTTCAACGTCTAGTCtactatgtttctgaagttctgactccatccaagcagaAATATCctcattatcagaagcttgtctatggtATCTACCTGACTGCGAAAAAGGTAGTCCATTACCTTCAGAACACACAGTGTCAGTCGTCAGTGATGCCCCACTGTCTAAGATCATGAACAACCAGGACAcgactggtcgagtggcaaagtgggctaTTGAACTTTTGCCCCTAGACATCAAATTTGAAGCAAAAAAAGCAATCAAGTTCCAAGCATTAGCGGATTTCTTGGCCGAGTGGACAAAGCAATGATaacctgataacccacaagtataggggatcgcaacagttttcgagggtagagtattcaatccaaatttattgattccacacaaggggagccaaagaatattgtcaagtattagcagctgagttgtcaattcacacacctgaaagacttaatatctgcaggaaagtatttagtagcaaagtagtatggaagtaacggtaacggtgcaaaagtaatagtagcagttttgtagcaattctaatagtggcaacggaaaagtaacttagcaaagatcaatatgtgaaaagctcgtaggcaatggatcactgatggataattatgtcggatggcattcatcatgcaacagttataacctagggtgacacagaactagctccaattcatcaatgtaatgtaggcatgcattccgtatatagtcatacgtgcttatggaaaagaacttgcatgacatcttttgtcctaccctcccatggcagcggggtcctaatggaaactaagggatattaaggcctccttttaatagagaaccgaaccaaagcattagcacttagtgaatacatgaactcctcaaactactgTAATCACCGGAAATAATCCCAATtgttgtcaccttggggtatgtggatcataactcgtaataggtgtctacaacttgcaagataggatcaagaacacacatatatattcatgaaaacataataggttcagatctgaaatcatggcactcgagccctagtgacaagcattaagcatagcaaagtcatagcaacatcaatcttagaacatagtggatactagggatcaaaccctaacaaaactaactcgattacatgataaatctcatccaacccatcaccgtccagcaagcctatgatggaattactcacgcacggcagtgggcatcatgaattggtgatggaggaaggttggtgatgatgatggcaacgatttcccctctccagagccccgaacggactccagatctgacctcccgatgaagaacaggggGTGACGGcagctctgtatcgtaaaacgcgatgaatccttccctctgattttttcctccccgaacatgaatatatggagttggagttgagttCGGTGGAGGTCCAGaggacccacaaggcagggggcgccctccacccttgtggataacaggtgggtcccctctggttgattctttcgccattatttattccaaaaataatctccatgaagtttcaggtcattccgagaacttttatttctgcacaaaaataacaccaaggcaattctgctgaaaacagcgtcagtccgggttagttccattcaaatcatgcaaattagagtccaaaacaagggcaaaagagtttggaaaagtagattcgatagagacgtatcaactcccccaagcttaacccattgcttgtcctcaagcaattcagttgataaactgaaagtgataaagaaaaacttttacaaactctgtttgatcttgttgttgcaaatatgtgtCAGCATTGATCTTGACGACGGCGTCGAGCGGCAAGCTCGCCGAGTCGCGTTCGTGCATGAGCAGCGGCCGGGCCGTTGTGTATCTACATGCATGTTTGTTTTGCTGGGTCAAGCGGCTGTTATGGAGAAGCAGCACAAGCATAGGACGTGTGCGTGCATGTAGTTGGTGGAGAGCAAAAGAAGGATCAAGCCGTTTGTGTGACTTGGCCGGCGTGCGTGCGTGTATGTAGTGGGTTAGCTAGTGCGTGCGTGCTGTTAGAGGGTGTTGGGTGTGTGTGCACCGGGTATAAGAACCCCCTCTTGTATTGCTTGTAGTTGCGCCGGTTTGTTGCCGAGCCACGGTGACGGTATGAGCCGAGCCGGGGGTATGTGCCTAGTAAAGTAAGGCCGTTCGTGCGGCGGGGCGTTTGTGCGCCGAAAAAATCCAGTGTGCTCCTTCTTCCACCTTCGTCCGAGCGAGTGAGAGGAAATGAGTGGTGAGCTGGTCCGGAGTTTGTCCCAACAATATGTATAGCGAGcattcaggttttcagcaaagattattaactaaccatattcacaataacatttaggtctcacgtttactcatatcaatgacataatcaactagcgagcaataataataaatctcggatgacaacactttttcaaaacaatcatgatatgatataacagaatggtatctcgctagccctttctgagaccgcaaaacataaatgcagagcacccctgaagatcaatgactggctagacattgtaattcatggtaaaagagatccagtcacagtcatactcaatatcaattaataacaaagcatacaaatgacagtggtgctctctacctggtgctttttataagaggatgatgactcaacagtaaaagtaaatagataggcccttcgtagagggaagcagggatttgcagaggtgccagagctcgagcttttgaaatagagataaataatattttgagcggtatgctttcattatcaacataacaaccaagagttctCAGTATCTttcatactagatacattataggcggttcccaaacagaatggtaaagtttatactccccctccaccaacaagcacattccacgactggtccaaaacaacgggtactgttcaactaacaacaatcatgggggagttttgtttgatattattttgatttgatttgagcatggaactgggcatcccaattaccagccactttctcgtgaatgatgagcggagtccactcatcgtgagaataacccacctagcatggaagatactgacagcccccagtcgctacatgagcgattcgggcatacaaaatagattataatttgaaggtttagagtttggcacatgcaaatttacttggagcggcaggtaaataccgcatataggtaggtatgatggactcatatggaacaactttgggtttagggaagtggatgcacaagcagtattcccgcttagtacaagtgaaggctagcaaaagactgggaagcgaccaactagggagccacaacagtcataaacatgcattgagattaaccaacattgagtgaaagcatgagtaggatataaatcaccatgaacacaGTATAAttttggcatgaaacaatcaacaattatagatacgacggagacgtatcaagcaacAACAGCCGACTCAGAGTCACCCGGAACACtagaccatgttctttgatggttccaagacgCTGAATGGTTCAAGTGCTGGGGGAGTCTTGGTATCTCCAAAGGGCGATCGGCTCAGCTACGTTCTGCAGATACACTTCGATTCCTCCAACCACGAGGCCGGGTACGAAGCACTCCTCTATGGATTACGCATGGCCATCTCACTCGACGTCTGTCGCCTGATGATCTACGGTGACTCGAATCTCGTggtgaaccaagtgatgaaggaaTGGGACATTAGAAGCCCTGCCATGACGGGATATTGCAACGCGGTGAGAAAGTTGAAAAAGAAGTTCGAGGGCTTAGAGCTTCATCACATCCCTCACGCTAAGAACCAAACAGCCGACGACCTAGCAAAGATCGTTTCCACTCGCTAGATTAGCTAGATTTTCTTGACTTCTTGTTGGTTTGAGGAGCCCTTAAGTGAAATTGTAACATTCCTCGTAAACTCGTAAACGACGTATTCATTATATGTAACGAATAAAGCTTATGATTTATTAAAAGAAAAGATTGCTAGATCGCAGTTTGACTGAGATCTAACCAAGTCTCGATGCTATATTTGTGAGATTTTAAATAGAAATCCATGcaattttctttctttttatcgGTCGACTAGATGTAGCCGCACCCTTTTAAAAAAACTGTGGAACGGCCGGGCTGCAGTGCCCACCACCGGTGTGGGCGTGGCGGGTCGTGGGTAGTGGGGATGCGCGAGTGGAAAGGGAAGGGAAGGGAAGCCGGTCGCGACCACGGCCGCCCGGTACCACCCGACAGATTCCTCGTCTGAACCGTACTTGCGTTCCATTTCCGCCCCGCAGCGCCTCACCCAGATCCGCGTGCGCTGCGCCCCCAATTCCCACCCCCCACCACCCCCCCAACCCCAAATCAACCCCTCGCTCACTCCCACACGCGCACAGTCGCTGCTCTGCCTGCGCTCGCGAGAGAGACAGCCGAGCCAGGCCAGCCAGCGGGCGACGCAGGCAGGCATGGCCACCTCCAGCGGCGACCAGTCGTCGCCCCGCGCGGCCTCCGACCTCGCCGTCCTCCCCTCCTACCCCGAGGCAAGCCCCctctaaaccctagccgccgctgcCGCCTGGTTCTTTCCCCAGATCTGCGGCCCGCCCCCCGACCGATCTGGGAAAATTGACTTCTTTGGCTCCTTGTGGTGGGTGCAGATGATCGTGGAGGCCATCGCGTCGCTCCGGGAGCCCAACGGCTCCAGCCAGGCCGCCATCGCGCGCCGCATCGAGGCGGCCCGCGGCGCCGGCGTCGACCTCCCGCCGTCCCACcccgcgctcgtcgccgcgcACCTCTCCCGCATgtccgccgccgccgagctcgtcgccgtcgccggggGCAAGTACGCGCTCCCCCCTCCACCGCCGCCCTCGAGGTCCCCCGTCGAGGAGGACGACATGGAGccggagggggaggaggaggacgacgacgaatCCTCTGACGAcgcgccgctgccgctgccgctgccgccccCGCCTCCCGCCAAGCGCGGCCGCGGCCGGCCCCCGAAGGTGCGCCCGCCAGGCTACTACCCCGGGGGGCCTCCCGCCGCCATCGGCGCCCCTCCTAGCGACGGACTAGCCGTCGTCGCTGTCGCCACCGCGCCCCGCCGGCGGGGCCGCCCGCCCAAGCCGCGGGACCCAGACGCGCCGCCCAAGATCCCGCGCCCGCGCGGCCGGCCGCGCAAGAACCCGCTCCCGGACGGCATGGCGCCGGTCCCGCGGCCCGGCCCCACCACGGCCAAGCCGCGCCCGCAGTTCGCCGAGGTGGGCTTCGTGTGAGCGAGGCCGGGCCGGAGCGAGCGAGCTAACATTTCCACTTGTGCCTGGTGTCCGTTCTGTTAGGTGTGGGGGTCATTTCTCCGTTCGTGTTGTTCTAATTCGAGGTGGAAGACAAGACGATGCTGCAGCAGCAGCGTTTGTCCGGTGAGTGTGGGTGGTGTTTCAGTCCGTGGCGTGGTGTTGGTCGCCGGAGGGGCGTCGTCTCCCCCGGCGACGGTGTATCCCTCTTGTATCTCTGTCAGCGCACACTTGGTCGATCATTTCCCTCCACCAGGAGGATACCACGAGCTGAGGCGCCTGCGTCTGCTCCAGCGTGTATTGATGCTCTTCGCAGTTCATTTCAAGCGTGAATCACATTGATTTTTGTTCTTCTTGACTTCCATCTCCCGTGATTTCTGGTTGTCGGTCTGTGATGTGAACACTGCACTCGAGTAACTGTTAAAATTCATTTGCAACCACTCTTGATGCTCCATTTCCTACATGGTTTCAAACATGTGCTTGCATCTTGTCCCTTGTGCAAGGACAAGGATCACGCATGATATGCCTTGCCTCCGCTGTGGTGTTTCCTGGACCGCGAATGAGATGTTGGTGCACGGCAGAATCTGGTGATCCGCTGACGCGGGGAGGCGTTCCGGGAGAGTGAGAAAACGGATCAGCCGGCGATCGGATGCTGTTGTACTGGCGATGGCGACGCTGAAGTACTAGGCAAGTAGCAGTCCTAGGTAAGAATGTTCATGGCTGGCATCAATGCAGGTAGAGACTAGAGAGAGATGGCTGAGCACGACATGGTCTGGGCTCAGGTGCTTATCGTCTGGTCAAAGAGTGGTTCGATCCAATTCCATTCCATCATCCCATGTGGATGTGGTGCTGAGTTCGAGCTGCCAGCGGTGGTGACGGCAGCCATGGCACCATGCGGTGCTGAGTTCGAGACGAGTTGCTcgcgtcgtcttcttcctcgttcGTTTAACCGGCGATCCTGTCCTGTCAGCTTGAGAGTATAGACTAGGGAGACTAGTGGTCTCCTGCTTGAGCGAAATGGCTTCAGTCTTACCTGCTTGAGCGAAATGGCTTGAGAGTATAGACTAGGGAGAATGTGGCGGGTTGGCTGCATCGGCAAAGCTTGGGTGATCGTGTGTCTCCCGACGCCTCTTCCTGCCGCCTAACGATTCGGTCCGCTCCTGTCCCAGTGGCATTCACTTTTCTCCCTGCTACATCAACCTTTGGCGATTTCTTTGGTAATTCAAACCCTCTGTTACTCTGTTTGGAACGCAGTAACTTCGACGTTTTGTGCAAATTTTGCAGTTATTGTCT
This genomic window from Aegilops tauschii subsp. strangulata cultivar AL8/78 chromosome 4, Aet v6.0, whole genome shotgun sequence contains:
- the LOC109778837 gene encoding uncharacterized protein, which translates into the protein MATSSGDQSSPRAASDLAVLPSYPEMIVEAIASLREPNGSSQAAIARRIEAARGAGVDLPPSHPALVAAHLSRMSAAAELVAVAGGKYALPPPPPPSRSPVEEDDMEPEGEEEDDDESSDDAPLPLPLPPPPPAKRGRGRPPKVRPPGYYPGGPPAAIGAPPSDGLAVVAVATAPRRRGRPPKPRDPDAPPKIPRPRGRPRKNPLPDGMAPVPRPGPTTAKPRPQFAEVGFV